Within Pygocentrus nattereri isolate fPygNat1 chromosome 17, fPygNat1.pri, whole genome shotgun sequence, the genomic segment ATGCACAGCTTTTTCTCAGTTAGAGTCAGTGGCGTGAATCGAGTTTCATTATTGTTCACACCCTTTTTACCTGCATGTGCTGTATATTTTCCTTTGCTCTAGCAGGGAATCAGTGCTTGATTGCATTGTGCTCTTCCAGACTTAGTTCTTCTGTGAGATTTAGAAGGGCACTGCCAAGTGATGGAGCTCTCAGTAAAACGAATGGTTAAAAGAAGTGAAGGGTGTCTTTTGTTCCTAGTTGTCTGGTTATTCGATGTCTCTGCCCACTCATGTTCATCATGCTTTCTCCACTTGTCTGCCTCTTCTGTGGTTTCCATGGTTACCACCCAAAGCTATCAacacatgttttttgtttagaCTTTTCTTTTACCTTCCGTATCTTGAGTCTTGCTTCTTAGGAAGACTAGAGATCATGGGAGCTTTGAAAAACGCATTATGTGCTAGTTCCTACTGAGATGGACTGGAGATTTTGGCTGAATTATTTCGGCCTCTAGTGGTGGCGGCATTTGACTTTCTACATTCAATGTATCAGTTCTGAGTCTGgtgtctttatttttgtttagttttcaaACCTAGTCAGGAAGAATTTGCACAGTGGGATCAGTCAATAAGATATGAATGGGCTGGTCTAAGATGATTGTGATTAATATCAGCTCTACCTTTATATGGGACTGACCAGACCTGACAGGCATCTGCTGTAAAGTATTCTCTCTGTCAAACAAGGCTTGGAAATGATACTTTCCTGTTTACTCATCACATAAAGAAAACCCAAGCATTTCTACAAAATGAACTTGGTCTGTATTTCTATTTGTATAGATGCTATTGTTAATAATATAAGGTAATTATTTTCGTGCTGAACATATCCTATAATATGAGTCCCCATACTTAAGATCTCCAGATTAGCAGTTGATCAGTTGATTTTGTTTGTAGGACCAGATTATAGGTCCCTGTGAGCAAGAAGCATTTTTACCCCCAAACTAAGTCCTTATCCTCCTGCAACTTTAGCATACAGaattttacacttttaaaaaaaataaatcacgtACACACTGAGACTCTCAAAATCAGACTGCATCTCTGGAATGTAATTGTTTAGAAATGTTCTGCTTTGTCCGATGTAAACAAacgcacacactctcagacCCTTGTATAATGCCCTCCAGTATCCAGCAGTGCCTGCTGTATTCCTGCAGCCTGTCATGAGCGTTAACCCCGTGCTGACCTTGACTTTAATGAGTGGTCTTGCTGTCAGAGGCATCAGCAGTGAGATGATGCCCACAGTAGAGTTGGAGTGCTTGGTACCCCATAGCCTACTGCTGAACAGCGCTGTCCAGGAATCAGGCCACCAATCACTTCACTGGCTCTGCGTGAAATAGAATAACCTCTGAATTCTCACTCCTTATTAAGATGCctatgcctttttttttttttttgttccggTCACAGGTTTTTGGGCCCTGCTTTGTGTTTGACTCATTATAATTAGAGGTAGTATATTACTACTTTTTCTGTTCcactatttttgtttgtttttcaaaccTAGTCAAAGAGTTTCCACAGTAATTCTGTCAGTAATTTTTGAATAGGCTGGCCTAAGGTGAGGCTGATTTATAATATCAGCTCTACCTCATAGTGGAGTTTGTCTGATGCCTTATTGCCTGCCTCTGAACAGAACTATCAAGAAATTGGTCCACCAACCACTTCGGCAGCACTTTGTGATATGGAACAACGTCTGGACTCTCCCTGTTTAAATGGTTAAAGGTTTTTTATGTCAGTTATTTGCATCCTCCTTTGGTGGCGTTTAACTCTTTCTAAtgagacttttttcttttctaaaaacaaGACTGATGATGAAAACACTGTactactaagctttaaaacaagctgtttaatTGGAGCACGATGCTTAATATAAGCATCTAAAATctatcatgctcaaactacttCAGCACTGTACTACCGCACATGAAGAACATAGCTAATGACATAACCCAGTCAGAGAGTTACAACAATGGATCAGAATAATTCTTCTTTCCTCTCTAATAACCAGTCCAGCATTTTCTCTTCATATTGGCCTGATACCTGGTATCAGATTGGTAATATCTCAAATTCTAACACCCATACTAATttggaaaaggagaaagaaaagccTGATTAGCAGAAATGTATGTGACTGTTATGCTGAAGCTGCAGTTCTTTATTGGTGTTGGTCTTTCCTCTCTTGTGAATTTCATTTGACAACATAATGCCAGGAAGGAGCTCTACAGCAGAGACATTTCTCAGACTGCTTTGTTTTCGCTATCTCTCAGATCTGTCTGTCATCTGCAGCGCTCAGACTTGAGGAACACATACGTGCTGGGGTTTGGGGGACTGCTTTGTTAGAACAGGTTATGAAGCCAATTTGCCCTTACGTTGATTGCTTTGGTAGGCTACccatatattatttttaattaatatgatTGTTGTAATTAAAAATCTGGTTCCTACCACTGATTTTACGTTATTCAAGTGTCAAGTTATTGTTAAGagttcacttctttttttttttctttttttttgggggggtgtgtgtgtgtgtgcgtgtgtgcgtgtatatgtgtgtatgtatatgtacttCTCATGCTTTTGCCTTGGCTCTtccagttttatttcattatatatcACAAACCAATTTGGGCTTGTTATTCTTTCGAGACAGATGTGTTGGTCTTGTCAAATTGATGTTTtcacgtgttttttttttttttttttttttactttgaaccagagaaatataaacattatacgTTTGAATGTTTATCGCAGACATGCTTGTTCTCTCTTCTTTGTTGTCAGTAGGgaggaaaaatgacaaaatcccTTACTGAAGCTTTTTCCAATGCCAGACAGTCTTAAATAGAACCTGCCTGCCTATCACGAGATAATTattcttctctttgtttttcagaaatCGAGCGATAGCTGATTACCTTCGTTCCAATGGATATGAAGAGGCATATTCAGTTTTCAAGAAGGAGGCAGAATTAGACATGGTGAGCATATAGAGGGGcacccctcccagtcttccttTTTAAAACGTTATCACACCCAGGCCTGAACAATATCTCTTAATTTCAAGTATTTCCCTGCTTAATTGATGCTAGCGTTAGATGTGACTGAGGGTATATGCACAATTAAAAAGATGTAGCAAGCTATTTCTGGAGCCTGGCAGAGGCAAACCATGTTGGCCTATAAAAGGTGAGTAATGAGTGAGAGAGGCACAAACTAAGGTCCTTCTTAATTAACGCTTAGCAGTCTTGGAGAGTTGCTAGGAAAGCTGTCTGGTAAGCTAGACTTGTCAGAACCAGTGTTCTTGATTATTTTTTGCCCAAGCCGTAGATTTTTCATGCCATAATTTCCTTCATAGTTGAACCACAATGAATAATTGATGGGACTTGTCAAtggagaagaaccctttcagatAAGCTTGTGCCTGCTGGCAGTGCTGCACTAAAAACTCACTTTAATTAGCCAGAATGCGATTAACACCTATTCATTCAGCTCTGATGGTTCAGTTCTGTCGCTGAAAGgcttcagaatttttttttttatatatatatatatatatatatatatatatatatatatatatatatatatatatatatatatatatatatatatatatatatataaatttttaaTAGTCTGAACATTACAAGTTGGCTGTAGGTAAACTTGTGCAATATAATGATTTGATTGTTCCCACACGATCTTACACTGACATGATTTCCAGTGACATTGACTTTATTGTTGATTTATATTATTTCACTGATTTGTGCAAGTTTGCCATTTAACTTCTGAATTCACTTTTACAATGGTAAAAATGCATTAGATTTTACTTTCAGttcaaatttttttgttttacacgtttacattttaaattagtTGATTGTTAAAATACCTTCTTAAACAGGTACTGTGAGTTCGTCATAAACCCTGCTGTTGTGAGCATAATTACAGAAAGATCAATGcagagcagaaaaaaatgcaaaatgctggCAGCTTTTTAGATTTAAACCCTAAGAAAAGAGTCAACATGACGTCTAAAACCATAACAAACAAGTGGTCAAAAAAGCTGGCAAAACTTTGAATCTTTGGAAACAGCCAAGACTGGCTTTACACTGTGAAACATTCATGGAATTTTATTTGCTTGAGTTATGGTGCAGAATATTTCACACCAACTTTATAGCCATACCAGTATAAATATGAGTCAAAATAGCTGTTGCACTACAATCTTCCTCAAAGGAGTGGAGGCTAGAGAAAGGTCGACTCACTAGCATGGCAACTAGTGCCAGCTACAACAATGTAGCAACTGTCAAAAACTCACTTGTTACTGACTTGATTCAGGCACAGTTTAAATCAAGGAGTGACAAACGCTGTAAAAACTGAGGGCACTATTCGAAATTTTATAGCAACTGCCCCTCAGCATGCccttgtggtggtggtggtggtggtagtgtttACATACAGTTGATCAAGGTTATTCATAATTGTTTGCTTgacagaacttttttttaacgTAACCAAACTCAACAACTTCATGTTTTTGGGTTTAATTTTTTGTCTGTCTcagggttttattttatttttttctccccatAAATATCTGTTCTAGACAACTACATCATTAATCAAGCTTGTTACCGTGGTAAGTAGTGAACAGAGAAAAATCAATATTGCCCAAGGCTAGCTTTAGGTGCGTGGTCTGAGCGCTCTACACTAGACCGTAGTGATTAGAGGCTGGCGATGGCAGTGGGCTCATATTTAGCTATTAGCCACTATGTGCGGCAGAGGGTCCAGGCAGATGGCAGATCAGACCTCAGAGTAGGTTTGGAACGCCCCTTCCCTCAGAGACTTAGTGACACGACCCCCATCATTCCCCTCTCTCATCGGAGAGGCGGCAACTGTTCTCTTGGACACCTCTGATTCGATTCCAGCAGAGTgaatctgctgcagctcatgtATTCATGCACACTTTCTCTGCCTCATGTGGTGGTGGGTTtgtgtccctctctgtctttttttgttaGAAATGTTTGCCATCTTATAtgcatttttgcagttttgttgAAAGAGAAGTCTGTATCAATGGTTTGAATCGAACCGTAACACACGTTACCCTCGAGATCATGTTTTGCCTCACAAAGCGAAGCATTAATATGTGCACTTCTCTTTGCAGGCAAAACCCACTTGTAGCCCCCAGCTCAGATTGCAGCCATGCATATTTAAGAACACACACATGGGGAGAAGAATGTCTCTGTTGAAGGCAAACACAATTAACCATGTTAGTTTTTCATACCGCTGAATCAGACTCTCACTGCACTGGAAGTGTGAATAATGATTAGTACTCACAGATAACCGAAGCCaaatgttgtgtttgtttgtgtttgctgttccaattctttttctttctggcCCAACATATTCTAGGTTATATAGTATgttgcatttattcagtagagTCTATAGTCCATATTTGATCCACATTTTTCTGTTTGGTGTTGCATTTAAACACCAGTTAGAATTAAAAATGGCATGAAGGTGGAGATATGAATATACTTGTGCCTGGAAATGTAAGTGTTATTTCCCTGCTGTATTATCtagtcttatttttatttttttttaaatactagACATGCATGCTTGCACCTTAATGTAAAGATTTTTGACCCTGCTGCCTCTTTAAGCTTGGAACTGTATGTTACTCGCCAAAATCAAGTTGGGTATAGTGCCAGGCACCCTGAAGTTAATTTTTCACAGTGCAGTGTTTCTATAATTGTAATCTTGGTAAGCTGTCTTTGTCTGCAGGAGATTAACCCATGTGAAGGGATTTAGAGAGAATTTACAGTTGCCTTTAGGGGTGATGGGTATATGGCTACAATTATGTCTAGAAGCTGTTTCcctattttttatatatatatatatatatatatatatatatatatatatatatatatatatatatatatatatatatatatatatatatatatatatatatatatatatatatgctgctcTGTTTCTCAtgcttttttgcttctttttgttGGTAGAATGAGGAACTGGATAAGAAGTATGCTGGCCTTTTGGAAAAGAAATGGACTTCAGTCATCAGATTACAGAAGAAGGTTTGTGCATTTCATATTTAAAGAGAGAACCAAATCCTTTTACATTATTATAATGTAAGTGGTAGAATTCTTTTGCAggttttctgcataattcttcTGCAGAAGCACTAAGTGCTCTTTTGTATTTGACAATGCATTTAACATTCACTATGTTGGTCCAGTGTAATCTGCATGTGAAATTCTCAGAGTGCGTCCCCTTAATGGCATTACGCTGCTGTTTGCTCATAGGTGATGGAGTTAGAATCAAAGCTGAATGAAGCAAAAGAGGAGATCACTTTAGGGGGACCTATAGGACAGAAACGAGACCCCAAAGAATGGATCCCCCGTCCTCCAGAGAGATATTCTCTGAGTGGCCACAGGAGTCCTGTCACCAAGGTCATCTTCCATCCGGTCTTCAGTGTGATGGTGTCTGCCTCAGAGGATGCCACAATAAAGGTGGATGTTCTTTGTATGTCTCTCACAGTTGTGTTGATGGTAACATCTGAGAGTTTAGTGCCTCTAAAGGCTATATTACTGGAAGCTGTTACAGAAAATGATtcaaatacactgcctgatgggattttgttttatgttagttTCGGAAATCTTTTGGCCCAAAAGAACgcacatgaacatttaaaatgactgtttatatgcCAGCaactaaattatgcagagactttgaaaaatctgcggactttccatttgaatttacatgattaGGGATGGAATCAGAATTCAATGCAACACTTTTCTTTAGATGTCCTACCCTAACATTCTAGTTGCAAGACAGTTTTATCCACAAGGTAACATACTACAACATACTGTAGAATTAGACTATGCAATAAATTGTATTACGTCATTATGAGATTACGTTATAAAGATCTGTGGTGCACAAAGTgatgcatgtattttttttagtgtAGTGGGGTcttttgggggaggggggggtatttttttattgtagatGCAGATTTTTCATTTGACAAATATCACCACTGCAGTTTCACTCTTTTAATGCAAATTGAACTTTTTAATGTTACATTGATGTGCTTTGTAATGTGATGTCTTGTCTTCAGTGAGCGCTATAAATGAGAAATTGCCCTTCTGTGTCTCTATTAAGCATCTCTGTTGCCTGCTTGCTCTGTCTAAACAAAAAGCGAGGCCAATGGTGTAGTGTTCCCATGGCAATGAGATCTATGATCAAGTATGTGCTCCATTTCCGCCAGTCTGGCATCAGAAGCAGAGCTCAGTAGCTCTGCATGCAGCACCAGCATTGGATCCAGACACACTGCATCCTATCCATCTCGCAGCAATTATCTTTATATTGTAGTTTAGTTAAATCTTGTGACCATTTTAGGAGCACAGTTCATGgtgctgtttctgtgctgtgcaACCAAtgattgtttcatttaaatataattcaaGAGGAGTTCCCTTCACAGTCGCAAGTACTTGCCTGTCAACAATTTCAACTTCCGCCTGAGTGCCAGTAGCCATGGCCACCGACACAGGCAGACTTGACTGGGCTGTGCCCCCACCCCCCAATTCCCCCCGTGTCCTACTTTTGCATATTGTGGAATTAAACCTTTTCAAGCCTCACCATGTTGTGATGTTACACCAGGGCTGCAGGGCCTTTGGCTGGACAGCTTTGGTTTTAGTCGCTCCTGCTAGAAccatgtatttgtgtgtatatatagcatATTGTCATGAGGCTCCTGAGCTGGGCAGGCTGATGCAATTCTCCTTACCTGTGCTCTTTTTGGTTCAAACCCAGCAGGAGATTATATGgcaatattcattatttttaaaatgtcatgattaTTCTGTTTAACTTGCATATTAACCAGCAGTTTCAAAGCCTTCTGTACTGTACCTGCAGATAAGAGAAGATTTTTCTTGTTCCTTGTGTGATGTCCATTTAGAGTGCCAAACTGCCAAAAGGCCctaatttatttaaatgcaaaatcagcGTTTTCCCTCCCAGGGATGAAGAGTTAATTGGTAGCTCTTccaattgctttttttttttttttggacgtTGACTCCACTTGTTTGTGGACGGGcctggtttgtaaaataaagctcagatctattttataattttattatgGGGAAATCAGAATATAGAGCCTATTAGCAACTGCTAGCAAGTCCAAGTGACCGTGTAAGCAGAATCTCTATTCTTTACCTTTAATCTTGTCTATATTAAGTAAGTATATTAAACATGTAGACctggtgtttgtttgtctgCAACTTGCTTTTGTCTACATGTTTCCTTTACTCACTAGTGAATGGGGTTTAATGGATGTGAGAGAAGAGAACCATGTAGACGGTCTCTGTCAATTTTTGCACAACGCGACACAGCTTATCATTCTGTGTTTGCAGCTTGGAAAGTACTGAAACCTGATCTTCATGTCAAGCTCTAATGCTGCTTAATATGTGGGaacatcattttatttactagatATAAGATAGCCAAGCAGCTATAAGGTCATTCTAATGAAACCTTCTCAAATCAAGTCCATTAATATGTGAGTTAATCgtgcagataaaaaaaacatgtaatttataGATCAGATGGAACATAGTTTAAattattactttcttttttttattatttaatcaaatttatttaattttcatctttaaaatagattttattttaataactctttttttttatttttaatttttaattattcaacACAGGCATTATTGTACATTATTGAGTTTATTCGTTTTAATTGTTTTAGGTCGGAAGCCGTCtaaattttctatattttgcCAGTCAGACACACATGTAGAgcctgttatttttgtttttgttttaggtGTGGGATTATGAGACTGGAGACTTTGAGCGTACCCTGAAGGGTCACACAGATTCTGTGCAAGACATCTCCTTTGACCAGACTGGAAAGCTCCTGGCCTCCTGCTCGGCAGACATGACCATTAAACTCTGGGACTTCCAGGGCTTTGAATGCATCAGAACCATGCATGGTGAGCAAAGTGTCTGCTAGCACAACATATGAAACAAGCATTCGTGTGTGGCTTTATTGTAGGGTTGCATCAAAACTGTATCCGTATTGTTGCTGATGCTGACAGTTAAAATGCAGCATGGCTGTCAGCGATGGTGATGTCCATGACCAATACCACAAAGTAATTTGTGACGTGAGCACTGACCTGTGTGTGCAGTTGACGGAACATAAAAGACATTAACCTTAGTATCTTACCTCACTGACTGAGCCAAGCTTCCTTCAGTAATCCCTCATCTCCCGCTGTGTAGTCACTTACAGTTAGAGTTAACTGTAGTCCAGGTCGTTATTGAAAAGCCAGTCTCTTGAGGTCGTAAAGGCATTTCGTCTTGGTTTATCTTTTAGCATATCAGCCCACTAGCCGAGCCTGTGTGTCCACTGCCCCTGCCTGAGGTGTACCACCATCAGTCAGCTGCTGTGTCACACAGTAGCAGCATCTTGTGGCCTTTTgcttcaacaaaacatttcagcacTGTTTTTGCCaagccagagaagctgctgcaaGTTTGCATGTACAGACCAGAGGTTTATCTATTTattgttcagttctgttcagtaTTGTTCAGTTAACTTTTTTTACACAATAAAAATAGTTTGCATTTTATTGTTAAATGTTGTTCTTATTACTAATTatttaatagtaaataaacaaaaataggtTAGTCTTAAGCATctgaaatgtgtgtatattcacaACTGTGAAAGCTTTCATTCAAGCTTGATGTTTttcccaaaataaaataattactgTAGCTCTGTAAATAAGGACTTATAAGCTAGTTAGGTTCAATAGAGTTAGTATTGGTACTTTGTATCAGCTGATATCAGGTATTGGTATTGGAAGGGAAAAAGTTGCATCGGTGCATCAATACTTGATTTTTTACTGTTGTAAGGAATTGCCAGGTGTTGAATGCTTCCTCTTTTAGTATGTTTGTTTGGCCTGCAGTTCATTAGAGAACGTCCAGTGTATTGTGAGCCACCCCATCAGTCTCAAACTAATTTCCTCTCTGATATTACAGTCTTTCTACCCATCACAGTTCAATTACTTCAGGCTTATGAGATCTATTCTTTTGGGTAGATAgtcaaatgaaacatttaaatatattcagcttttttttttcctacatgAAAGTGAAATGTACTGTCCCTGAATACTTGGTCCTTAGGCAGTGCCCTTTTAATACCAAAATTGCTTGGtaaattacagtactgtgttgGTAATGTGAGCCTGCAGGCTCCTTTTATGGGTGATCACCCCAGAAGTGGATGGAGTTTGCATTTCAACTAACTGCATGCTGAATTATACCAGAATTTTTCTTTGGCTTTTGTGCTGCATGAGCAGCAAAAACTGGGAAGTAAACCAGTGGACTTGTGTCCCAAGTAGCTTCTAGCCATTTTTAATCCATGTCAAAATTTGTAAACCCTCAGTGGTAATAATCCAAATAGCATGTGTGCAACAGCTTTTAATATGTTCAAATCCGGTGGCTTGTAATTTACACCCCGTCAGTTAAACTGGCACATTGCTCACTCAGACTAGCAGACTGTGCTGATTGAGGGAAGTAGTGCAGGAGCCCCCCCCTCCCCCGCCCTTATTGTCTGTCCCCCTCCTGGCTGGGTGCAAAAcggctcgctctcgctctctctctgcctttcccactgtctttctatctttccctccctctctgtctcttgcgaGCTTCAGCAGGAGATAAGAAGATTTGGACAGCAGTTTAATTATCCTTTTCAAGACGAGATAACATTCTATGGGGCTCTCCCCATATTTAAGCCTGTTTTTTCTGGGCTACTTAGTTTTGTCATCTGTTTTGCAGCTTTAGGATGGTGCCCTGCGTAATTAGCTTTTTATGCCTTACGCTCTTTACAGACAAGGCTACATAGTGCAAATAGTCTCCTTCCTTTTTCTTCCCCTTgcttaattcattttaatatatttgtcATGGTAAAGATTATACACCAATTATCAATGGTTAATGTAACAGATTTGCATGGTAGAAATATGACTACAGCTGCTGCTGAATATGTATACAAAACAAATTTAATGGTGTCATTCATAACAAAGCATATAGTATTCAGTATCTTCGTTCTGTTGTGTAATCACTGATGTGCACAAATTCAGTAATTTGGTCAATGAAAATTACAACCTCTTTGTCTTCTCTGTTTTAGGACATGACCATAATGTTTCGTCTGTAGCTATAATGCCTAATGGAGATCATATAGTATCTGCCTCTAGGGACAAAACCATTAAAATGTGGGAAGTGGCCACTGGGTAAGTACTACAGCAGACTGCTTTTAAACAATTATTAATCACACTAAGCTTTTTCAAGATACTGAAAAGCTGAGATGTTGAAATAATTCAGACTTTTACAGTGCAATTTCTCTCCATACATTATCTtattgaagtaaaaaaaaattatatatacaagGCTACATAGTATTAAAGAAACACTTTTCTGGCATTGTAGGTACTGTGTGAAGACGTTCACTGGCCACAGAGAGTGGGTACGCATGGTACGGCCCAACCAGGATGGCTCCCTGATTGCCAGTAGCTCTAATGACCAGACGGTGCGCGTGTGGGTGGTGGCCACAAAAGAGTGCAAGGCTGAATTGAGAGAGCATGAACACGTAGTGGAGTGTATCTCATGGGCTCCTGAGAGCGCACATCCCACTATACTGGAGGCCACTGGCTCTGAGGTGAGAACAGGTCTCCAAGCACTAAAATATTTTGTGCAAATGATGTGGTCTGAGGTCCTGTGGCTTTTTAATAGAAAGGACAGCAATAACATTTACAGAAACAATACTCCTGACTTGTGTGTACAAGCCTCAGCATGTCTGTGTTCAAATATTACAATTGCAGCATTTTTCTCTGCCCTCCGAAAGCAACATGATCTGCTCTTTGATCTCAGACCAAGGACCACCTAAGAATTCTACTTAGCATACAGAACCAGTTTGAGCTAGACCCTGAAATGAAATTGGAAGGGTTGAGACTTGATGGCCTGAGGTTAAGATGGTaccatttttttattcttgCCAGTCTTATGATCAGCCATGTCCAATTTCCAATTTATCTGATGTAACATTTGCCCTCACAGCATGTGGCTCCATCAGACAGCCTGAACCCTCACAGTGCTTCTTGATTGTTATCAAATAAAGGCAACTTCCTATCCTTCCTTCCAGCTAAAACAGAACTTTCACCAAGTCTGGTGCTGTCAGACCAGTTCAGGTAG encodes:
- the pafah1b1a gene encoding lissencephaly-1 homolog A; protein product: MVLSQRQRDELNRAIADYLRSNGYEEAYSVFKKEAELDMNEELDKKYAGLLEKKWTSVIRLQKKVMELESKLNEAKEEITLGGPIGQKRDPKEWIPRPPERYSLSGHRSPVTKVIFHPVFSVMVSASEDATIKVWDYETGDFERTLKGHTDSVQDISFDQTGKLLASCSADMTIKLWDFQGFECIRTMHGHDHNVSSVAIMPNGDHIVSASRDKTIKMWEVATGYCVKTFTGHREWVRMVRPNQDGSLIASSSNDQTVRVWVVATKECKAELREHEHVVECISWAPESAHPTILEATGSETKKSGKPGPFLLSGSRDKTIKMWDVSTGMCLMTLVGHDNWVRGVQFHPGGKFIVSCADDKTLRIWDYKNKRCMKTLSAHEHFVTSLDFHKVAPYVVTGSVDQTVKVWECR